The nucleotide sequence GTCCAGAAAGTCGCGCAGCATCGCGGCGCATTCGGTGGGTTTCTCCAGCTGCAGGAAGTGGGTCGCGTCGGGCAGGAAGTCGTAGTCGACGCTCAGAATGTCGCTGAGATCGAGGGTGGGCAGGTACGAGTAGGGGATAGTCGGATCTGCGCCGATCACCTTCACGGGGCACATGATCTCGGTGAAGTCCACCGACACGGCGTAGACGTTGGCGTAGTCGACGATCTGCGCCTCGTACTCCCGCGGGCAACGCAGCTCGAATCCGTCCCCCTCGGAGTCCTCACGGAGTGTCGTCGAGGCCAGCAGTTCGGCTATCCCCGGCACGGCGCCGCGGAACGCCGGCATGAACTGCACGAGGTCGATCAGGGCCTGGCTGGTGGCGAACCGCGGCGAGCGGCGCCGCGTCAGCGCCGAGATCTGCTTGGCGGCCGTTTCGAATTCGGAGTGGCCCTTCCCCGGCTGGCAGAGGGGCGGGTCGAACAGCACGAGCGCCGAGTATCCGCTGCCTTTCGTCGGAGAGAGCAGGGCTGCGAGAGCCGAGACCGAATGGAGGACACCGGCCTTCGGCTTCTCCCCGAAGCGGTCGTCGATCGCCTCCAGGATGCTGTCGTGGTCACGCGCGAACGTTGGCACCGTGTGATCCCGCAGATCGCCCACCTTGTTCCAGCCGTGGTTCCGAAGGTCGTGGACGATGATGTCGAAATCGTCGGCGAGGAGCGACCAGAAGGGGTAGTAGAGGTCGATCGCGAGCCCGTTGCCGTGACTCAGCACGAGCCGCCGCCCGTCGGGGTTGCCGTGGCGGCGGACGGTGATGACCGTGCCGTCGTCCATGCGGGCATCGACGGTCTCGAGCGGCTCGGGGACGGCCCATGGCTTTGAGGAGTCGTCGGTCACCTGTCGGGTCCTTGTGCGCGGTTCTTCGTCGGGCGGGAGCTGTCCGCTCGCCGGGAGCGACTGGAGCGGAAGGTTACCGTGTGCCGTGCCGGCGGCGAGCGGTTGGAGAGCGAGCGGCCTGCCCGTAGGGGACTGCTGGGCAAAGCTCCCGACACCCCGAGACGTCATTTCGGCGAAGAGCCTGCCCCGGACTCGATCCGGGGCCGGAATCCAGGACCCGGCCACCCGACCGGCGCTGCCAGTGGATTGCTCAGCACCTAGGCTGTGTGCAGGTGTTGCGCGCCGAGGCTCTTGCAGGGACATCGAAATGAATGATCCGGTCGGCTGCGGCGCGGGTGAGAAGCCCCCGGCCGCCGAGCCCGCGGCCCGGAGCCGCCAGGGGCGCCCCTCCGAGCAGCCGGTCGCGATCGTCGGCATGGCCTGCAGGTTCCCCGGCGCGGATGGCCTCGAGGCGTTCTGGCGCTTGCTGGAGGAAGGGCGCAACGCCGTCACCGAGGGTGTTCCGGGTTCCGGTGCGGGGCGCGTGGGGGAGCTGTTCGGCGACGCCGTCGAGAGCCCGGCCTGCCGGTTCGGCGCCTTCCTCGACGGCATCGACCAATTCGACGCAGCGTTCTTCCGGATCTCGCCGGTGGAGGCGGACCTGCTGGACCCGCAGCAGCGGCTGATGCTGGAGACGAGCTGGCGCGCCCTGGAGGACGCGGGGATCGATCCGGACCGGCTGGCGGGCACGCGCACCGGCGTCTACGCCGGCATCAGCAACAACGAGTACCGGGGGCTCGTCACCGAGGCCGCCGACGTCTCCGACCCGGCGGCCGGCCTCTACTCGGTGACCGGCACGTCGTTCAACACGGCCATCGGGCGGGTCGCCTACGCGCTCGGCCTGCAGGGACCGGCGATCGCCCTGGACACGGCCTGCTCGTCGTCGCTCGTGGCGGTGCACCAGGCGGTGGTGGGCCTGCGGGGGGGCGAGGCCGACCTGGCGCTGGCCGGAGGGGTGCACGCCATCCTCTCGGGGCGCCTCTTCGAGATGCGCGCCGTGGCCGGGATGCTGTCGCCCAACGGCCGCTGTGCCACGTTCGACGCGGCCGCCGACGGCTACGTCCGGGGCGAGGGCTGCGGGATCCTGGTCCTCAAGCGGCTGGAGGATGCCGAGTCCGACGGCGACCGGATCTGGGGCGTGATCCGGGGTTCGGCGCTGAACCAGGACGGGGCCAGCGCCGGGCTCACCGTGCCGAACGGGGCGGCGCAGGAGCAAGTCACCGCCGAGGCGCTGCGCCGGGCGTCCGCCACGGCGGCACAGGTCGACTACCTGGAGGCCCACGGCACGGGAACGCCGGTCGGCGACCCCATCGAGTTGCGGGCGGTGGCGAACGTCTTCGGGCCGAGTCGTGCCCCCGAGCGGCCGCTGCTGATCGGCTCGGTCAAGACGAACATGGGTCATCTGGAGGCGGCTGCGGGGGTCGCCGGCCTCATCAAGGTCGCCCTGGCGATGCACCGGGGAGTGATCCCGCGGCACCTCAACTTCGAGACGCCCTCCCCGGAGATCGACTGGGAGAGGTTGCCGCTGCGGGTCACGTCGGAGGCGACGGCGTGGCCGCGTGCCGGTGACCGACCGCCCTTGGCGGGTGTCAGCGGGTTCGGTTGGTCGGGCACGAACGCCCACGTCGTGGTCGAGGGCCGTGGAGCGCCCGCCGCGAACGGTGCCGGTTGGCCCGCCGGCCCGCCGCGCCCTGTCGCCGTGCAGGTGCCCGAGGCCGTCGGCGACGGGCCGGCACCGGCTGGCGGAGCCCCGGATTTCGCCACCTGCGCGGCGCGGACCGAGCGCCTGCTGCCCCTCTCGGGTCGGACCCCCGGGGCGCTCCGCGACCTCGCGGGGCGCTACGTGGCCTGGTTGGACGAGCATGCCGCAGCGTCGGGGTCGGACGGTCCCGTCGACGGCGGGACTCTGGCCGACATGGCGTGGACGGCGGGTGCTGGCCGCAGTCATCTGCCCCACCGTGCCGGGGTGACGTTCACGGATGCGCCGTCTCTGCGCTCAGCGCTCGAGAGTCTGGCTGCGTCGCAGATCGACGACGGTGTGGCGGTAGGGACGGCCCGGGCGGGGCGCAAGCTGGCGTTCGTCTACACCGGCCAGGCCAGCCAGTGGGTCGGCATGGGCGAGGCGCTGTACCGCTGCGAGCCCGTCGTGCGGGCGGTCCTGGACCGCTGCGACCGGGAGATACGCGACCGGCGCGGCGTCTCGTTGCTCGACGTTATGTTCGGGCGCTCGGCGGCGGGGGACCTGGACGATGCCGCCTGGACGCAGCCGGCGATCTACGCGCTGGAGTGCGCGCTGACGGCGCTGTGGGCGAGCCTGGGGGTCCGCCCCGATGTGGTCCTGGGGCACAGCCTCGGCGAGATCGCCGCAGCACAGGCCGCCGGCGTCTTCACGCTCAGCGACGGGCTCGGGTTCGCGGCGGCGCGCGGTGAACTCATGGGTGCGCTGGGCTCCGGCGGGGCGATGGCCGCGGTGTACGCGCCCGCCGAGCGCGTCGCGGCCGCGGTGGCGGAGCAGAACGCGGCGGCCGGCGGACCGGGCGTCAGCGTCGCCGCCGACAACGGCGCCCAGCAGGTCATCAGCGGCCCCGCCACGTCGGTCCGTGCCCTCGTGGACCGCTTCGAGTCCGACGGGCTGTGGGCCACCGTGCTGCCACCGTGCCCCGCCTACCACAGCGCCTTGGTGGAGCCGGCGCTGGACGACCTGGAGGCGGTCGTAGCCACCCTTGCCACGGCGCCACCGTCGTGTGGGCTGGTGAGCAGTATGACGGGCCGCCTGACCGATCCCGACGCGCCGCTCGACGGTTCCTACTGGCGCAGGCAGGCACGGGCGCCGGTGGCGTTCCGCGATTCGATCGAGACCCTGGCCGATCAAGGCACCGAGGTCGTGGTGGAGATCGGCCCGCACGCCGTCTTGGGGCCGATGGTCCTCATGTGCTGGCCGGACGGGGCGCCCACCCAACCGCTCTCGGTGGCGAGCCTGCAGAGACCGCCCGGCGGGAAGCCGGTCGATCCGGCGACGGGCAGCGGCTTCGTCGAGGCGGTCGCCCGCCTCTACGAGGCCGGAGCGGCGGTGGCCTTCGAAGGCCTGTTCGCCGGTGAGTCCCGGCGCCGCATCGCCCTGCCCGGCTACCCCTTCGAGCACCGCCGCCACTGGGTGACCGGCCCGCGCCGGCGCCGGTCCGCCGGCGACCACCCGCTGCTGGGGGCCCGCCACGAGTCGCCGCGGGGCGAGACGCTGTTCGTCGGCGAGATCGCTACCTCGGATCCGCCCTGGCTGGACGACCACCGGGTGTTCGGCCGCGTGCTGGCGCCGGGCGCACTCTTCGGCGCCATGGCGGCCTCGGCCGTCTGGCCCGAAGGCGGCGGGTCGATCGTCGTCGAGGACCTGCAGCTGCGCAGCCCGCTGGTCCTCCCCGACGATGACCGGGAGGACGGTCGGGCGCAGCCGGCCAGAGACCTCCAGCTCCTCCTGGAGGACGCCGGAGCCACGCCGCGCAGCCACTTCGAAGTCTTCAGCCGGGGAGCGGGCGAGGAATCCTGGACGCTCCACGCCGAGGGCCGGGTGGGCGTCGAAGCGGCTCCGCCGGAGCGCGCCCGGATCGACCCGGAGGTCCTCATCGCCGGTCTCACCCCGGAGGACGTCTCCGCCTTCTACCGCTCCAAGGCCGACGAGGGCGTCCGCCTGGGCCCGCGGTTCCGCACCTTGCGGGCGTTGTGGTCCGGCGACGG is from bacterium and encodes:
- a CDS encoding alpha/beta hydrolase, giving the protein MTDDSSKPWAVPEPLETVDARMDDGTVITVRRHGNPDGRRLVLSHGNGLAIDLYYPFWSLLADDFDIIVHDLRNHGWNKVGDLRDHTVPTFARDHDSILEAIDDRFGEKPKAGVLHSVSALAALLSPTKGSGYSALVLFDPPLCQPGKGHSEFETAAKQISALTRRRSPRFATSQALIDLVQFMPAFRGAVPGIAELLASTTLREDSEGDGFELRCPREYEAQIVDYANVYAVSVDFTEIMCPVKVIGADPTIPYSYLPTLDLSDILSVDYDFLPDATHFLQLEKPTECAAMLRDFLDRSRRCAE